The stretch of DNA ATATCTTCAAATTCTGGAACATATTTTTTTACTTCTTCATAATTAACCTGAGCTTTTTCTTCTCCTTTTTCCATAGCATTTAAAGCAAAAGTTAAACCAAATATGTATGATAACAACACATACCAGAAAATAAAGAATTTATTTGGTTCTACATCGATTTTAGTATATTTTTTCATTAAATTATAATGTTTATATTCATCTTTTCCTATCTCATCTAAAACTGCGCCATTTTTACCTTTTATTCTTTTTGCAAGTTTTGTATAAACATGATATTCTGTAATCTCATTTTTCTGAAATTCAATTAATTGTTTCTTGATTTTTTCATCCATTTTTTCACCTCTCTATGTTTTATAATCAAAATCAACAGTGATTTCTGGAAAATTGGTATCAATAATTTCAACATATTCTGGGTGTTTTTTTATTATTTGTTTTATTCCAGCATCTCCTTTTAATTTGAGTATATCATTAAATAAATCTTTTTTAATTAATGTTGGAAAACCTTTTTTTCCATTATAATAGGGAGCAATAATAAATTTTTCTGTTTTTTTAGAAATAATTTGTTCAATTATTTCTTTTGGAATTAATGGCATATCTCCTAAAAATATTAACACATTGTCATAACTATTGTCTAAAGCATAATTTATGGCTATTTTAACAGAAGAAGAAATTCCAGATTTATAATCTGGATTTTCTATTATTTTATAGTTATTATAATGAAAAATATCTTTAAATTCTTTCCATTTTTCATTGACAATTATTAATTTATCAAATTCAAAATTATTTAATAAGTCAATGGTCCATTGTAATAGCGGTTTTTCATTATATTTAAATAAAAGCTTATTGCCTTTAAATCTACTTGAAAGGCCTGCAGCAAGTATAACCCCCAATATTTTCATTTTTTTTCTCACCTCATATGATGTATAATATATGTTAAGATTATATCACAAAAAAGGAGGCAGTATATGAATAGATATATTGTTTTAATATTTTTTACATTATTATTAACAATTTCTTTTTCAAGAACCATAAATATATGGTTTGAATATGAAGGAGGAGATCAATTAAAGGCTATTGTCAAAGAATTTGAAAAAGAAAATCCAAGTATTAGTATTAATATTATACAACAAAAAAAGATTCCTGATAAACTTTTTACAGTATTTAGAGGAAATGGAGATATCCCAGATATTATTTTAATCAAAAATGATGATATTGGTAAATTAATCGATGCAGGTTTAATAGAAAATGTTGATGATATAAAAAATCAAATTGAAAAAAATC from Marinitoga hydrogenitolerans DSM 16785 encodes:
- a CDS encoding ferritin family protein yields the protein MDEKIKKQLIEFQKNEITEYHVYTKLAKRIKGKNGAVLDEIGKDEYKHYNLMKKYTKIDVEPNKFFIFWYVLLSYIFGLTFALNAMEKGEEKAQVNYEEVKKYVPEFEDIIKDENEHEKKLLGLIDEEKINYVSSMVLGFSHEKSG
- a CDS encoding nucleotidyltransferase family protein, which encodes MKILGVILAAGLSSRFKGNKLLFKYNEKPLLQWTIDLLNNFEFDKLIIVNEKWKEFKDIFHYNNYKIIENPDYKSGISSSVKIAINYALDNSYDNVLIFLGDMPLIPKEIIEQIISKKTEKFIIAPYYNGKKGFPTLIKKDLFNDILKLKGDAGIKQIIKKHPEYVEIIDTNFPEITVDFDYKT